AGTTTCCTAATTTTAAAAGAATTGAAAATGCGTTGTTAGGGCGAAAAGAAAGTAAATTTTGTATTTTAAGAACTTACTTTTGGCATTATTTTAAGAATTTTACCATTTTACTAAAATGAACATGCCTCGTTGATTTAACAAATTTGTATTTTAACAAAAAATGTTTTGATTATCTGTCATCTTACCCACTAAACCTGGCATGCCTCGTAGATGTTAAGATTCACACGGAAACAGGCCTGCTTTACCATCGGCAAACGTTAATGGTTACGTTATGGGACCCTTAAATCGACTTGCACGTGTCACAGAAAATATATAAATCTATCAACATGCGCGATTAGAACATTCTGATAGGGAAAAGGTGCTCCTAGCTAGCTTTAAGAAATCAAAAGATTTAATGGATAACTCAACACCACTTTGCTTTCGTCCTGATAATTATTATCTACCTTATAATCAGCTGCTCATACTATCGGCACAACGGCCTGCTTCTTCATGACTAAACGCCTCTACAATTTCTTACCGGGTGGCCAGCCTGATCCGACCATCAATCCAGTATTTTTACCCGAACTAACCACTCAGTGCCCACAGAATGGTGACATAAACACCCGGATACCAATGGACCGGTCCAGTGAGCGGCTATTCGACCAGCAGATTCTACAAAATATAAAGGATGGTTTTGCGGTGCTTCAGACCGATGCAGGTCTCTACGAGGATGTAGCAACCCGCCAGATCGTTAATTCCTATGTTGGGTTGCTAAATCCCCTCTTTGGCCCATCGTTCGAATCAGATTTCGTCAAGGCGATGGTGAAGATGGGGAAGATTAATTTGAAGACTGGTTCTAATGGGGAGATTCGACGGGTTTGCTCAGCTTTCAATTGAGAAAGTAAGATTTGAAGTGGTTAATTTCTTAGAAAAATTGTAATATATATATAGTATGTCTTCCATGCTATCTATATATTAATTATCTTCTACGGGTAATGAGCTTAGAAAACTGGTTCATTTGTAAAAAAAAATGTTTTGATCTTCGATTCAAAAGTGTGTCTAAAGTTTGAATTATTAATGCGTGATGCATTATGCAAGACACAACAAAGGATATTAAAGAGGGTGAACAATATTTTGAATTCTAGTACTTTTTGAACAAAAATTCTAATGTTCTTGTAAGAATAACAATTCAAAATTTAAAATGCTATGTATCCTCCACGTTAATAGTGTTGAAAAATATGAATCCATAATCTCATCACGAGGTCTCCAACAAAAGACAAAAGAAGTTTTATTCATTCTGATTTTTTGACTTTCTCGAATCAACTAATCTATATTCCCCATTCCCTTAGGACCAAAAAACAAGAGGAGTCAGTAAAGATAAGAACAAAGATGGAGAAGGCGAAACCAAAAGTATCCAACATCAAAGAGAAAGGAATAAAAGGGCTTAAGTTCTTTCGACACTTCTTCTTATAACCGTAACCCACCTAAGTTCCTTATGTTGGACCTTCTCACAAATCGTCCCTGTCGATGAAAATAAACAATATTATCATTAGAATCTTTGTCCTAAGTCGCAGCTCAAATTTCAAATTTGTTAAACATTAGTATCAATATTTTACCCTAATCGTCAATGTATAAATACAACCATTTAAAGACGATAACATAGGTGTATGTACCTTCATACGGGGTCGTTGATCAGCACTGAGTTTGCGGACTTGATATCGAATTCTTTTGGAGTTAGAGAAGAGCCGATTCCTCCTTTTCTCTTTATACCTTGACACAATAGCTTCTCTCATCCCGCTTTCTCCAAACAAATCTATCTCAGCCAATCTTGCCTGTCCCAAAAACCCTCACTCATTAGTTCATCCAATTCACTAAAATTCACTCGTTGAAGCATCATCTAACGTTTTGTTTCTTGGTTTAATAATTTCAACAGTTGACTCGTTTGAAAAGATTAACGAACCAATAGAACATAACTAAGACTTTTAATTAAGAGCCTACTTTCAGATACTCGAGAGATTTGTAATGAATTGTTTCTAACGATTGGTTATCAAAAAATATTAAAAGACAATTATACCACTCTTTTCAAGTTCATGAGAAATAAAAGTAAACGTACATGGATGTCGCTTCCGGCAGTTTCCGAACCAAGAACCTCATTGGAGAACGGCGACTCCTTATCCGACCAAGCTTCTAAAACCCTGTCGTAGTCGAGCTTCAATAACGGACTCACTCTCTGTTCTGTCTTTAAATCCGCCGCAGCCGCAGCCGCATCCACATTCTTCTTCTTTGTCATCTTCCTTTTCTCTTCTCCCGCCACCGTCTTACTCTTGCTACTACTATTCACGTCGTCGGGTTCGCCGTCATCAGCTGCTAAAGCGGCGGCGGTTATAGTGGTCTGAATTCTCGGCGAGATATGTTCGAGTTCCACGGTGGGAAACATCCACAAGCTCGCATCGTCGCATTCCCTGAGAGAGTTCCTCAAACCCAGGGAGCTTCCTTGCCAAGGAAGCATCGTCATTTCCCCTAACGGGTCGATTCCGGCAAAACCAGATTCTCCGTCGTTGGATTCAATGCTCCCCATGAAACTATCGATCCCTTCTTCAATCTCTTCATCTAGAATCGACTCAGCGTCGAAGTCCTCGAAGAATCCAAACCGATTCACCTCTGAGTCGAAACTGACTTCCTTGTGCTCCAAGAAGTCATCTGGTTTCGTCTGTATAGTTGGACTGAACAAGAAGCCTTGATCCTCGATCGACTCAAACGGTAGAAGTAACTGAGAAGCTTCGTCATAATCGTTGAGAAACAGAGGATTCAACGGAGATTTTCTCTTGGACGAGAAGATGTTCGGGTAAGCAGTTGAGAGAAGAGCGGCCGCTTCGTCATAAGTCTGGTTTGGTCGTTTCCGTTGCGTCCGTGGCCTTCTTGTGGAGATTCTTAGCGGAGGAGAGTTTGACTCGGAGATTGTAGATGACGGCGAAGGAGTGTTGTGTGATGATGAGGCGGCGGTTCTCGACGGCGGAGACTTCATCATTTCCAACTCGAAGGTATAAGCGCCGCCGCCACTTAGACAAGACGACATGTCTCTGCCGATGAGAAAGAGAAACAGAGGAGCCTAACTTATCAGCTCGATAACTGTTGGATTTGAGGATGAGATTAAATTTTAGTTAAGTTAAAAGGAAAAAAAGAAAAAGAAAAAACTTTCGATTCAGAAAAGTTCTGAGAATCGTACGAACTCTACTGTTCGTGCGTCGTGCCTGAGAGAGAGAGAAGCTTTTAAGGTTTCCTTTTATAGCAGAGTTATTATAATAGGGAGCTTTGGGAAGCGAAACTGGATTTGTTTGTTTTGTGTGTTTTCTGTAGCCTGTAGGGGTGATGATGATGCTAAACCCTAAACCCTCTGACAAAATCTTTGTTTACTAAATATAGCAAAAAGGTCAACACTTTAAGGAGAAAATAGAAAGATTTTGTATACTAGAAAGGAAATAAAAAAAAATAAATAAAGAGAGATGTTCATTCAACACCTAGAAGAACGAAAGAAAGGAGAAAAAAAACAATGAACATCTAAAGATTAGAGAGCAGAGAGGGTCACCGATTGGATTGGGAGAGTCACGAGAAGAAAAGAGAAAAGATCCGTTAGGGTTTGTCAAAGTTATATAATATATACTAGCAGTTGTCCGAGGCTCTTTGTTAATTGATTTGTGAAAAAAAAATCCTCCCTAAGTCGGCGAAAACAAAGGTGAAAAGTAAGACTTAGTGAAAATGTAAAGAGTAGGGGAAAGAAACAAAATGTATGTCGTTGGAAGATAATTACTATTTTTACATTTCGTGAATTTCTAAAGAACACAAATTTCAAGTTAGATGAGTTCTGCACGAGAATGGAAATAATACTTTTTTTTAGTAAAAATCATAAACCACCCACTTGTAAAACCATTTTCGGCTCTGTATGTTAAAAGAAAACATACAACATGTCACCTTATCTATGTACGTGGCATGATCTAATTGCATGTATTAGATTTCTGTAGTGACGTAGTGCTTTTCTTTTACACGAACTAGGAAACGTTTTGACCCTCTCTTCCAAATGAGTTTACTTACGATGAAGATAGCTAGTTGTAGTTGCCTAGTTGCTTAGGTTTCACTAATTATTAATTTTTTTCCCAAAAAGAAAGAAGTTATAACTATTGAGACCCTTATAAATATTTGTCCCAAGTTGGAACTCTTTCTAATTCTTGTTATTTTTTTTTTGTTTATATCAAAACAAAAGCACATCTTTTGTTTCTTATTTTGATTTATTGGTTCGGATATAAGTTTACTGTCAGACATCCCTAGAAAACCAACACCTAGGCTGACGACACCCTCAACCACTAAAACGATAGCTATAGTTTTCTTTAGTTATACATAAAAATTCTATAAATTAGTATTTGGTAAATTAATAAACATGATAAATTAATATTTTTTTGGTTCTAGGTTAGACCGGTTTAAATATGAGATAAATCCATAAAATAATAAATTAATATTTTTTCGAAAAATCCCATATAAATATAAGGTTCCATTAAAATCATAAATTAATATTTTATTATATACAATTTATTTTAATTATGAGCAAAACATTATATTGTTTGTCCGAATTCACAATAGAATTATCTATATATTTTCTAGTCAATTTAATATATTTTGATGATATTTAGTAAAATTATATCTAAAATCATGTTTAAATTCTATGAAACATATTTTATATATAACAAATAATATAATAAAAACAATATGAAAGTCAAATTCTAATTTTTGATTAATGTATATACGGTAAAATCAACTATTTTCTTCTTATAAAAGATATATTTTGAAATAGATAAATATAAAAAAGAAACTTTTTGTAAATTAATATAGATTTTTATTGTAGTTGCCTATAGTATTGATTCTATTGATTATAGTTTTGAGTAACTCGTACTTTTCCAGAAAATAGTGTTAATATTAACTTGAAATGAAACTGTGGAGAGCGAAAGAGAATGAACGATTTGAGATTGAACGATTTGGTCTCATCCGAAGGTAATATGTGGCATATGACAATCATACGTACGTTTGCCTCATTAGGTTAAATGGGCTCATTAGATTTTCTTAAATTATTTCCATATATTTTGTGTGAATTTTGAATGCCTAGTGAATAATTCAAATACTTCAGGCTGTCTTTGTCATATACTGCCGATTATATTCCCACCGGTCCTTTTTTACGTTTAACTGTAATTTTTTTTGTCTCTGAATAATGTGTGTATATATTAACCTATATAAGTTCTAAAATTCTCATTGTGTACGTCTTCAAATTAAGAACCCCTATATATATATGCTTATGGGATGAATATGTATAGGAGAACGATAAAAGATAGGATTTATCTAGTAGAGAAAATGTAATGGGGATAAACCTGTCTGCCAACTCTGCCCACTGTCTCCGAAGTCCATCCCAGTTCTTTATTGGAATCTTCTTATGATATTACACTTCTTTTCATATGAAAACATGTGACCTCTCCTTCTCATTTCTTTTCCTCATTTTTACCCCTTCATTAAATCATTTGCTTTTTCTTGTCTTTTTCAATGTTAAAATAAATATATAACGTACAATTGGAAAATATATGGCATTTTGATTGGCTAACCAGTACCTAGTCATCGAATTTTTGTGTAGAAGCACATTGGGTCGATGGAAATAGACGATTCGACTGTGTATTTGACTTTTAAACCGATCTTCTTTTTTTTTTTTTTTTTAAATTCAACCAATCTTCTAAGAGAATCATTATCCCTGAAATTCAAATGGGGTTTCTTAATTTTTTTTTTTTTCAAATTTAGAAAAAAAAAAAAACGAACTAATCGTGAGCCGCCACGTGTTAATGGGGCCCGCGAACAGTGTAAGAAACCCTTAAGAATCTACTAATATTTAGTAGTTTTTGTAACAGATTTTTTTAAAAAAATGGATCTTACGCGAGATCCACACGCTGAGAAACCCTCTAGTATCCCGGATGCTCTAACAGTTGGTTCGTGAAAGTATTGATGTTTGATATGAACCTGTCACTCGGTCACGTCATTAAATGTGTTTACTGTTGGATAAAAATATTACTTGTTGGGATTTTATTCTCATTTGACGGTAGATGTGACCTTTCATAGGTATCCGAAATAAACTAATTGTTGACGTTAATATGATGTAATTACTTATTAGTCAAGGATTTTAAAATGTGCGAAAAATATGCAAGGTTAACTATGTTGTGGGTCTCTCTCTCACCAAATTTCTCATAATAAACACATACAAAAAATATATAACGTACAATTGGAAAATCTAATTTGTGTTTGAGATGCTCTTCTTACATTTGTCTCTTTCTCATTAATTTAAAATTTAATAGCAAGAGACTCATTTGAGTTTCTCTCCAAAGCAAATGGCCTAAGGTTTGTTTTTGAAAATCTATTCTATTAAAATAGCAGTATGACTATTGATAAAAATAGAGTCTAACAATTATTTCATCTACCTCTACTTTTTTATATGATAACTGCAATGCCCTTTTAATTAACCACCACATGATATCGTGTAAGTAATTTTAATTTTCGAAAGTAACTAGTACATGTACACCGCTAAACGCCTAAAAATCAGGGGCCAAAAATCTTATAACTGCATCAGTAGATCTTAATTAATTAAAAATTAAACATCATTTATATTAATATGCGAATATGTAGGGAACCTCTATTTATATGTAACTTCCGTTTTTACAAGTTGTTTTCTACTAATCAGGACCATTTAAAATCTAATTTAAATAACTTTACCACCATTTAAATTTGCCTACTAATATATTTTCTGGACTTTAAATTGCTTACTACCATTGCCTCCGGTTTCTCCAATGAGAACGATATCTGAAACAACCAGCTGCCTTTTCTTAGTTTCCATCATTCAAGGACAAATAATTAAGTTACTAAATACACTTAGAAAATAGATGAATTAAAGGAATCAAAGCTTCTAAGACAGTAATATTTTGCAGTCAAGTGATTAGTTAAACATGTTGCCCTTCTACTAATCGATCTTTATGGTTAATCTACTTAGGGAAAAATTTTCTTTACGGTTCATATGTTTAACCCGATACGAACATAAACTATGTCTTTTTCTACTATGGATGTAAAGGATTAGATCAATTGTGAGATTTTTTTTTTTAAAAAAAATCCCTATCCCGAATTAAACTTTTACAGAAGAACATAGATTAATCACACCAAAAGATTACCTGAGATCTTGACAGGAGCAAAGCCGATTTAAACTTCTCTGGTTTCAATTGAACATAGTCACTCAGATTTCTTCCACAGTCTTCTACGGCTTTCGAAGAACCGAATGAGCTTTACTTTTTTATTCATCATCCACCGACAAAATATAAACGTGATTAAGACAATAGAAGCTCACAAGGTTTTGTCGGGATAAAAGAATTTGGGCCATGAACATTTACTTTACGAAACCCATTAAAATTGGGTCATGGACTTTGATTTACATAACTCATTTTTAATTGCTATACAAATTATTTTGTGTAGTATTATGTGTAATAATGATGTAATTATAATTGCTATAGTATTTGCGTGTTATATTTTTAAAAAATAACTGTTTAAAAATAAAGTACCATATTAATAAAATAATAAATTCAATACAATAATCAAAATACTTTACTAATTATTTTTTATAAAACATTACACAAATATTATTACAGATAAAAACACGATTACAAAAAAATACATA
This sequence is a window from Brassica oleracea var. oleracea cultivar TO1000 chromosome C1, BOL, whole genome shotgun sequence. Protein-coding genes within it:
- the LOC106327554 gene encoding protein CHLOROPLAST IMPORT APPARATUS 2, whose product is MSSCLSGGGAYTFELEMMKSPPSRTAASSSHNTPSPSSTISESNSPPLRISTRRPRTQRKRPNQTYDEAAALLSTAYPNIFSSKRKSPLNPLFLNDYDEASQLLLPFESIEDQGFLFSPTIQTKPDDFLEHKEVSFDSEVNRFGFFEDFDAESILDEEIEEGIDSFMGSIESNDGESGFAGIDPLGEMTMLPWQGSSLGLRNSLRECDDASLWMFPTVELEHISPRIQTTITAAALAADDGEPDDVNSSSKSKTVAGEEKRKMTKKKNVDAAAAAADLKTEQRVSPLLKLDYDRVLEAWSDKESPFSNEVLGSETAGSDIHARLAEIDLFGESGMREAIVSRYKEKRRNRLFSNSKRIRYQVRKLSADQRPRMKGRFVRRSNIRNLGGLRL